In Brevibacillus brevis, a genomic segment contains:
- a CDS encoding DUF421 domain-containing protein — protein sequence MSANVSLLEILLRTSVTFLAMLILTRLLGKKQLSHLTFFNYVTGITFGSIAAEIVIQKDLLLFTGLTGLIWWTFLTLLVSYAGLKWPKARIAIDGEPTIIIRHGEIIESAMARTRLNLDDLTMMLRERDAFSISEVEYAILEPHGKLSVLKKPEYQYATKKDVKARTPLHPLLPAEIISDGKYVAKNLIELGISTKWVERRLHQAGIHSVHDVFYAELQPDHSLYIDRRNPDQ from the coding sequence ATGTCTGCGAATGTTTCCCTGCTGGAAATCCTTTTGCGCACGTCTGTCACCTTTCTAGCCATGCTCATCCTGACCCGCCTTTTGGGCAAAAAGCAGCTCAGCCATCTTACTTTTTTCAATTACGTGACGGGCATTACCTTTGGCTCCATCGCGGCTGAAATCGTCATCCAGAAGGATCTGCTCCTCTTCACGGGGCTCACCGGTCTGATCTGGTGGACGTTTTTGACCTTACTGGTCAGCTATGCCGGCTTGAAATGGCCAAAAGCTCGCATCGCTATTGACGGAGAGCCTACCATCATCATACGCCATGGGGAAATTATCGAATCGGCGATGGCCAGGACCCGTTTGAATCTGGACGATCTGACGATGATGCTGCGTGAGCGTGACGCGTTTTCCATCAGCGAAGTCGAGTACGCCATCCTGGAGCCTCACGGCAAATTGAGCGTATTGAAAAAGCCGGAATATCAATACGCAACGAAAAAGGATGTAAAGGCGAGAACGCCGCTACATCCTTTGCTGCCTGCTGAAATCATCTCCGACGGGAAATACGTCGCGAAAAATCTGATAGAGCTCGGCATCAGCACCAAATGGGTCGAACGACGACTCCATCAGGCTGGCATCCACTCCGTGCACGACGTCTTTTACGCTGAGCTGCAACCCGATCATAGCCTCTACATCGACCGGCGCAATCCCGATCAATGA
- the lipA gene encoding lipoyl synthase gives MTQRKPEWLKINLVSGSELASFKELKQTMRSKTLHTVCEEAKCPNIHECWASGTATFMILGDICTRACRFCAVKTGLPTELDTAEPERVAEAAEQMRLRHVVVTSVARDDLADGGAQIFAETIKAIRRRLPFASVEVLIPDFMGNWDALKVVMDARPDVLNHNIESVRRLSDRVRARAKYDRTLALLKKAKELQPDIPTKSSLMIGVGETIEEILETMDDLRSVDVNIMTIGQYLQPTKKHLNVEHYYHPDEFARLKEEGMKRGFSHVEAGPLVRSSYHAHEQATAAKETIAQAQ, from the coding sequence ATGACGCAACGGAAACCGGAGTGGCTCAAGATCAACCTTGTATCGGGATCCGAACTAGCCAGCTTTAAAGAACTGAAGCAAACCATGCGCAGCAAGACGCTGCACACTGTTTGCGAAGAAGCGAAATGCCCCAACATTCATGAGTGCTGGGCAAGCGGAACAGCCACCTTCATGATTTTGGGTGATATATGTACGCGCGCCTGTCGCTTTTGTGCCGTCAAAACCGGACTGCCTACCGAGCTGGATACAGCGGAGCCGGAACGCGTAGCGGAAGCCGCGGAGCAAATGCGTCTTCGGCACGTCGTCGTGACTTCCGTAGCCCGGGACGATTTGGCTGATGGCGGTGCCCAAATTTTTGCGGAGACCATCAAAGCGATACGCCGCCGCCTGCCGTTTGCGTCCGTGGAAGTGTTGATTCCGGATTTCATGGGCAACTGGGATGCGTTGAAAGTGGTCATGGACGCACGCCCGGATGTATTGAACCACAATATCGAGTCCGTCCGCCGATTGTCCGATCGCGTACGCGCCCGTGCCAAATACGACCGGACGCTGGCTTTGCTGAAAAAGGCAAAAGAGCTCCAGCCGGATATTCCCACCAAGTCCAGCCTGATGATCGGTGTAGGCGAGACGATCGAAGAAATCCTGGAGACGATGGACGATTTGCGCTCCGTCGACGTCAATATCATGACGATCGGGCAGTATCTGCAGCCGACGAAAAAGCACTTGAATGTGGAGCATTACTATCATCCCGACGAATTCGCCCGCTTGAAAGAAGAGGGCATGAAGCGGGGGTTCAGCCATGTGGAAGCCGGGCCGCTCGTCCGCAGCTCCTACCATGCGCACGAACAGGCCACTGCGGCCAAGGAAACCATCGCTCAAGCACAATAA
- a CDS encoding AAA family ATPase has product MRIDELSLKGFGKWQDASFRFGAGLNVFAAPNESGKSTLLQGIFAALYGLKRDYVKSARYLPEYEKYRPWHQGDYETIISYRLGDKSYRLHRCLLREREQSRLFLEPEWTELTDIYMEDRRKERPFLEQHLGLTRSLFTDIAWIKRGPLFAAEHLMPALAQNEEANPAASRMLAELDRDLAAIGKKERAESTLLGKAGALLAQKEAELASAESAWKIISQLTRQIAEWEDEKRDLEHLHSRLRQRQQLLREREQSWQKRWEHSHTPPKSDEEWEGWSRSAGTPKEKQIHEEARAALARMDACSFQVEKGKWDDVDRDRLLADYDRGVQLRRQWEEGHVQLAMLAATMASRGGRQDRADRQKKKGGAPTRLWGMAGALAVLGIVLAIFDQALPAGVLLAGSALLAGTAWVRMRAKANPSHVSDPAAQEIQNRQRELADLDDELQRLIGTWGVPSWETFAQMREEALGSLRDRESVQLQDRLARQEEKARLLLQWGEQLRAVWETEKAELEREQAAMLVELERVERQIQHLREQIARANGEVAAHDAVSLAKAKSEQEEAASAMQQLLQKREALQIARDALQEAVAEWNRDVSPGINERASEVFAQITAGEYRDVRLDPQEGFAVRLLEPARQLVLDLEQCSTGTQDQLFLAQRLALLSHVSQNSEPLPLFFDDHFVHYDDERLRRTLEFLAELSEKHQIFLFTCQDRELRILEPWLGVSDRHLVHTLG; this is encoded by the coding sequence ATGAGAATCGACGAACTTTCTCTCAAAGGCTTTGGCAAATGGCAGGATGCGTCGTTCCGCTTCGGGGCGGGCCTTAACGTTTTTGCAGCTCCGAACGAATCGGGAAAGTCGACCCTGCTGCAAGGAATTTTCGCGGCGCTTTACGGCTTGAAGCGCGATTACGTGAAGAGCGCCCGCTATCTGCCTGAGTACGAAAAGTATCGCCCCTGGCACCAAGGAGACTACGAGACGATCATTTCTTACCGGCTCGGGGACAAATCGTACCGGCTGCACCGCTGCCTGCTCAGAGAGCGCGAGCAGTCGCGCCTTTTTCTCGAGCCGGAATGGACGGAGCTGACGGACATCTACATGGAGGACAGACGCAAGGAACGGCCATTCCTGGAGCAGCACCTGGGGCTGACACGCAGTCTGTTCACCGATATTGCCTGGATCAAAAGGGGACCGCTCTTTGCAGCGGAGCATCTGATGCCCGCGCTTGCCCAAAACGAAGAGGCCAATCCGGCCGCAAGCCGCATGCTGGCCGAACTGGATCGGGATTTGGCCGCCATCGGAAAGAAGGAGCGGGCGGAGAGCACACTCCTGGGCAAAGCCGGAGCGCTGCTGGCGCAGAAGGAAGCCGAGCTCGCCAGCGCAGAGTCTGCCTGGAAAATCATCAGCCAGTTGACCCGTCAGATCGCAGAGTGGGAGGACGAGAAACGGGATTTGGAGCATCTGCACAGCCGTCTGCGGCAGCGTCAGCAGCTTTTGCGGGAGCGTGAGCAGTCCTGGCAGAAGCGATGGGAACATAGCCATACGCCTCCGAAGTCCGACGAGGAATGGGAAGGGTGGTCTCGTTCGGCAGGCACCCCGAAGGAAAAGCAGATCCATGAGGAGGCGAGAGCTGCGCTTGCCCGGATGGATGCCTGTTCGTTTCAAGTCGAGAAGGGGAAGTGGGATGACGTCGACCGGGATCGTCTGCTGGCCGACTACGATAGAGGGGTACAGCTGCGCAGGCAGTGGGAGGAAGGCCACGTGCAGCTGGCGATGCTGGCGGCGACGATGGCGAGCCGTGGAGGACGGCAGGACAGAGCGGACAGGCAGAAGAAAAAGGGAGGGGCGCCCACCAGGCTTTGGGGAATGGCGGGAGCGCTTGCTGTACTGGGGATTGTCCTTGCCATTTTCGACCAAGCGCTGCCAGCCGGGGTATTGCTTGCAGGTTCGGCGCTTCTGGCGGGTACGGCGTGGGTGAGGATGCGGGCAAAAGCAAATCCGAGCCATGTTTCCGATCCCGCTGCCCAAGAGATACAGAACCGTCAGCGGGAGCTGGCTGATCTGGACGACGAGCTGCAACGCCTCATCGGCACTTGGGGCGTACCAAGCTGGGAGACTTTTGCACAGATGCGTGAAGAAGCGCTGGGCAGCCTTCGCGACCGTGAATCGGTCCAGCTCCAAGACCGGCTCGCCAGGCAGGAAGAAAAAGCTCGTCTCCTGCTTCAGTGGGGAGAGCAGCTCCGAGCGGTGTGGGAAACGGAAAAGGCGGAGCTGGAGCGAGAGCAGGCAGCTATGCTGGTCGAGCTGGAGCGGGTAGAACGGCAGATCCAGCATCTGCGGGAACAAATCGCCCGGGCAAACGGGGAAGTAGCGGCACACGATGCCGTATCGCTCGCCAAGGCGAAAAGCGAGCAGGAGGAGGCGGCTTCGGCAATGCAGCAGCTTTTGCAAAAGCGGGAAGCGCTGCAAATCGCTCGCGACGCGCTGCAGGAAGCGGTTGCCGAATGGAATCGGGACGTGTCGCCCGGGATCAATGAACGGGCTTCGGAGGTGTTCGCCCAAATTACGGCAGGGGAGTACCGAGACGTCCGATTGGATCCGCAGGAAGGCTTCGCGGTCCGTCTGCTGGAGCCGGCGAGGCAGTTGGTGCTCGATCTGGAACAATGCTCGACCGGTACGCAAGACCAGCTTTTCCTCGCGCAGCGCCTTGCACTGCTGAGCCATGTGAGCCAGAATTCCGAACCGTTGCCCCTCTTCTTCGACGACCACTTCGTACACTACGACGACGAGCGCCTCAGGCGGACGCTGGAATTTTTGGCAGAGCTGTCGGAGAAGCACCAAATCTTTCTGTTTACCTGCCAGGATCGGGAGCTTCGGATTCTGGAACCGTGGCTCGGAGTTTCCGACCGGCATTTGGTCCATACTTTGGGGTGA
- a CDS encoding M23 family metallopeptidase: protein MRVFRLIIQISLCVAAAIMPLESVAAADSSATAAGADRLMKARLELFQRMESLYGIPWTYLAAVDQYERTMKIRRKKGTEASSSRLTSIDIPPERWGGMWNPDTEDTNPASIAFFNGMGIDGDSDGIADRHNDIDVLASVIRYLSAYGYSSDDWGIGLWSYYQRDRSVKTIKQFAKVYDKYQHLNLEQRHFPIPPRYTYSYRSTWGASRGWGGHRIHEGTDIFASYGTPVLSTAYGVIEVIGWNRYGGWRIGMRDMGNVYHYFAHLSSFKKGLKPGDIVEPGQVIGYVGSSGYGKPGTAGKFPPHLHYGMYRETGGADWAFDPYPYLRRWERQSRKR, encoded by the coding sequence ATGCGAGTTTTCCGCCTAATCATTCAGATTAGCTTGTGCGTGGCTGCCGCTATCATGCCGCTGGAATCCGTCGCGGCCGCAGATTCATCTGCTACTGCTGCCGGAGCCGATCGGCTCATGAAGGCGCGTCTGGAGCTTTTCCAGCGGATGGAGTCGTTGTATGGGATTCCCTGGACGTATCTGGCTGCCGTCGACCAATACGAGCGAACGATGAAAATACGAAGAAAGAAGGGCACGGAAGCGTCTTCTTCCCGCTTGACTTCCATCGACATTCCCCCTGAGCGTTGGGGCGGAATGTGGAATCCGGACACGGAGGACACGAATCCGGCTTCCATCGCCTTTTTCAACGGCATGGGCATAGATGGCGACAGTGACGGGATTGCGGACCGCCACAACGACATAGATGTGCTCGCTTCCGTCATCCGCTATCTGTCTGCGTACGGCTATTCCTCGGATGACTGGGGGATCGGGCTATGGTCGTACTACCAGCGAGACCGGTCGGTGAAGACGATCAAACAGTTCGCCAAAGTGTACGACAAATACCAGCACCTGAATCTGGAGCAGCGCCATTTCCCAATTCCCCCGCGCTACACCTACAGCTATCGCAGCACGTGGGGAGCCAGCCGCGGCTGGGGAGGGCACCGCATCCATGAAGGGACCGATATTTTCGCTTCGTACGGGACGCCCGTCCTCAGCACAGCCTACGGGGTCATCGAAGTCATCGGATGGAACCGCTACGGAGGCTGGCGTATCGGCATGCGCGACATGGGCAACGTGTACCACTATTTCGCTCATCTTTCCTCATTTAAAAAAGGGCTAAAGCCGGGCGATATCGTGGAGCCTGGACAAGTCATCGGCTACGTGGGCAGTTCCGGATACGGGAAGCCTGGCACCGCAGGCAAATTTCCGCCTCACCTGCACTACGGGATGTACCGCGAAACAGGCGGTGCCGACTGGGCATTTGATCCTTATCCTTACCTGAGACGCTGGGAGCGGCAGAGCCGGAAGCGCTGA
- a CDS encoding LarC family nickel insertion protein — translation MRIAYLDCFSGISGDMLLAALVDAGADRSRIEDQLRKLPGLHFRLEWRTVVKTGVTALKLDVIDETPAPAQPLKPLKVIGQHDHAHRAYKDIVEMIEAAELAPRVTARALAIFEKIAVAEAKIHGVPVETVHFHEVGALDSIVDVVGIALGLEDLGIDQLYCGPVPTGNGYVRCDHGLYPVPAPATMEMLVGIPLRRTTVEKELTTPTGAGVAAALVREFGPLPAMTVDAIGYGAGTRDLPDQPNVLRLLAGRL, via the coding sequence GTGCGTATCGCATATTTGGACTGTTTTTCGGGAATCAGCGGAGACATGCTCTTGGCGGCACTCGTCGATGCAGGGGCTGATCGCAGCCGCATCGAGGATCAACTGCGCAAGCTGCCCGGCTTGCACTTTCGCCTCGAATGGAGAACCGTGGTGAAGACCGGCGTCACCGCGCTAAAGCTCGATGTCATCGACGAGACACCCGCGCCTGCGCAGCCTCTCAAACCGCTCAAAGTAATCGGGCAGCATGACCACGCCCATCGTGCCTACAAGGATATCGTGGAGATGATCGAGGCTGCCGAGCTCGCCCCCCGTGTAACGGCTCGCGCCTTGGCCATTTTTGAAAAGATTGCGGTGGCTGAAGCGAAAATTCACGGCGTTCCTGTGGAAACGGTACACTTTCATGAAGTAGGGGCCCTCGATTCCATCGTGGATGTCGTCGGAATCGCGCTCGGCCTGGAGGATCTGGGAATCGATCAGCTCTACTGCGGTCCGGTCCCGACCGGAAACGGCTACGTGCGCTGCGACCATGGCCTCTACCCCGTCCCTGCTCCCGCCACGATGGAAATGCTCGTCGGCATTCCGTTGCGGCGCACGACCGTGGAAAAGGAGCTGACCACACCGACCGGAGCCGGTGTGGCCGCTGCACTGGTGCGCGAGTTTGGCCCCCTCCCGGCCATGACCGTGGACGCAATCGGATACGGCGCCGGGACCCGCGACCTGCCCGACCAGCCAAACGTGCTCCGCCTGCTCGCAGGCCGCCTGTAG
- a CDS encoding DJ-1/PfpI family protein produces the protein MSKKVLIVTGDAVEALEVYYPYYRCLEEGFETVIAAPSVKTLHTVCHDFEAHSETYTEKPAYQLSAHAAFSEINPEAFDALIIPGGRAPEHIRLNEHLKPIVAHFFETNKPVAAICHGAQVLAVVREHLAGREMTAYQACRPDVEACGAIYQTETLHVDGNFVSGHAWPDLPGFMREFLKLLR, from the coding sequence ATGAGCAAAAAAGTGTTGATTGTCACAGGAGATGCAGTAGAGGCGCTGGAAGTCTACTACCCGTACTACCGTTGTCTGGAAGAAGGTTTCGAAACCGTCATTGCAGCGCCGAGTGTAAAGACCCTGCATACGGTCTGCCACGATTTTGAAGCTCACAGCGAGACGTATACAGAAAAGCCTGCGTACCAGCTGTCTGCCCACGCCGCGTTTTCCGAGATCAATCCAGAGGCGTTTGACGCCTTGATCATCCCAGGCGGACGGGCACCGGAGCACATTCGGCTGAATGAGCACCTGAAACCGATTGTTGCCCACTTTTTCGAGACAAACAAGCCCGTAGCCGCCATCTGCCACGGTGCTCAGGTGTTGGCAGTGGTTCGTGAGCACCTGGCTGGCAGGGAAATGACTGCTTACCAGGCGTGCCGCCCGGATGTGGAAGCGTGCGGCGCCATCTACCAGACCGAAACGCTGCACGTCGACGGCAATTTTGTCTCCGGACATGCTTGGCCGGACTTGCCCGGGTTTATGCGCGAGTTTCTCAAATTGCTGCGCTAA
- a CDS encoding YhcN/YlaJ family sporulation lipoprotein, whose amino-acid sequence MLPLKKTWLYPAIAGIALLASACANNAAPNYTTPNRTATNQTAPHTTNFDGLHTRTYDGMRARDIDGYHTRTYDGVTNRSIDGLHTRNYSGYGTTGYGTTGTTGTTGYGTTGTTGTTGYGTTGTTGTTGYGTTGMTGTTGYGATGMTGATGYGTTGHDGMRPYTAFPDGHLGTGTTGTAGIRGLTGAGTTTGTHSIYQKNASNRGGAGVMQTGMPRYGYIQTDRQHAQTAGANNVYVDRDALARAVGNVTASCPGVQRSTVLVTDEEVFVGLNTQGSDAHTAKNQARMNAMSVSPRYYKVYVTDNPNDIQEIARVASRHSNLSHARTNETTTSIDALIKRMGGTTDAEQMRARSATTNKSHMGTTGR is encoded by the coding sequence GTGTTACCATTGAAAAAGACATGGTTGTATCCAGCTATCGCAGGTATCGCTTTGTTGGCTTCCGCTTGCGCAAACAACGCCGCACCTAATTACACGACGCCAAACCGCACAGCCACGAATCAGACAGCTCCACACACCACGAATTTCGACGGACTGCACACCCGCACGTACGACGGGATGCGCGCTCGCGACATCGACGGGTATCATACCCGCACGTATGATGGCGTGACGAATCGTTCGATCGACGGATTGCATACCCGAAATTACAGCGGGTATGGCACGACCGGATACGGTACCACCGGCACGACTGGTACGACCGGATATGGTACGACCGGCACGACTGGCACGACCGGATACGGTACGACCGGCACGACTGGCACCACCGGATACGGTACGACCGGCATGACTGGCACCACCGGATACGGTGCGACCGGCATGACTGGCGCGACCGGATACGGTACGACTGGACATGACGGTATGCGTCCGTACACTGCTTTCCCTGACGGCCATCTGGGAACCGGCACGACCGGTACCGCAGGCATCAGAGGATTGACAGGAGCGGGTACGACCACCGGTACTCACTCGATTTACCAGAAAAACGCTTCGAACCGCGGCGGGGCAGGGGTCATGCAGACCGGCATGCCACGTTACGGGTATATCCAGACGGATCGCCAGCACGCTCAGACTGCAGGCGCGAACAACGTCTATGTCGATCGTGACGCATTGGCACGAGCGGTTGGCAATGTGACGGCAAGCTGCCCGGGGGTACAACGTTCGACCGTACTGGTCACCGATGAAGAAGTCTTCGTCGGGTTGAATACCCAAGGCTCCGACGCCCACACTGCGAAGAATCAGGCCCGGATGAACGCGATGTCGGTATCCCCTCGCTACTACAAAGTGTACGTGACCGACAATCCGAACGACATCCAGGAGATCGCCCGCGTCGCATCTCGTCACAGCAACCTGAGCCACGCTCGCACGAACGAAACCACAACTAGCATTGACGCGTTGATCAAACGCATGGGTGGCACTACCGATGCGGAGCAAATGCGTGCTAGAAGTGCAACTACCAACAAGAGCCATATGGGGACAACCGGTCGATAA
- a CDS encoding DNA repair exonuclease gives MLSFIHTADVHLDAPLQALSDRYELRQDDFRKTMRQIRDLVLDRQADFWLIAGDLLEYHGGRRSTALFLRDLFASVAPVPVCIAPGNHDPWRPDSFYQTLDWSGNVHWFTPEWGAYEFPDKSCVIYGWGFPNHHAYESPLVSFPGKLDGYRYHLMVLHASMLGKEAEEHHPYAPITLQEVAETGVDYVALGHIHKPGQFLHPQKKWPVAAYPGSPEGLNAKEEGQRSVLYGEIDRTGRVALEMVPIGQRRIRRRQIGLEGAETMEQLIDLLEEKLADERDSDLLYLALTGERAAHFSPSLAVLHQRFSRFFHLHISDQTWPDVDADRLIAEQGIWGRWLAKLAQREEQAASEAEREAVRLARREALARIGGSAR, from the coding sequence GTGTTGTCATTCATACATACCGCGGATGTCCATCTGGACGCGCCGCTTCAGGCGCTCTCTGATCGGTACGAGCTGCGGCAGGACGATTTCCGCAAGACGATGCGGCAAATTCGGGATCTCGTCCTGGACAGGCAGGCTGATTTCTGGCTGATCGCGGGCGACTTGCTGGAATACCACGGGGGGCGCAGGTCTACCGCGCTGTTTTTGCGCGATTTGTTCGCGAGCGTCGCCCCTGTTCCGGTGTGCATCGCCCCGGGCAACCACGATCCGTGGCGTCCGGATTCCTTTTACCAGACGCTCGATTGGTCCGGAAATGTACATTGGTTCACACCGGAATGGGGAGCGTACGAGTTTCCGGACAAATCATGTGTCATCTACGGCTGGGGATTTCCGAATCACCATGCTTACGAATCCCCGCTCGTCTCCTTCCCCGGAAAGCTGGACGGATACCGCTACCATCTGATGGTGCTGCATGCGAGCATGCTCGGCAAGGAAGCAGAGGAGCATCACCCGTATGCGCCGATTACGTTGCAGGAAGTGGCTGAAACGGGAGTAGATTACGTAGCGCTCGGACACATCCACAAGCCGGGGCAGTTTTTGCACCCGCAGAAAAAATGGCCGGTCGCCGCGTATCCCGGTTCCCCGGAAGGATTGAATGCCAAGGAGGAAGGGCAACGCAGCGTGCTGTACGGGGAAATCGATCGGACAGGGAGGGTCGCGCTGGAGATGGTGCCGATCGGACAAAGGCGGATCCGCAGGCGGCAGATCGGTCTAGAAGGGGCGGAGACGATGGAACAGCTCATCGATCTGCTGGAGGAAAAATTGGCGGATGAGCGGGACAGCGACCTTCTCTACCTTGCGTTAACCGGTGAGCGGGCCGCTCATTTTTCCCCGTCCCTTGCTGTCTTGCATCAGCGATTCTCCCGTTTTTTCCACTTGCACATCTCGGATCAGACATGGCCGGATGTGGATGCGGACAGGCTGATCGCGGAGCAGGGAATCTGGGGCAGGTGGCTCGCCAAGCTGGCGCAGCGGGAAGAGCAGGCAGCTAGCGAAGCGGAGCGGGAAGCTGTCAGGCTGGCGCGCCGGGAAGCGCTGGCCCGGATCGGAGGGAGCGCCCGATGA
- the larC gene encoding nickel insertion protein, with the protein MKLVIRAEAPLALRHLVAPLRRLGVLEHRDDTALGRGEALLGQVRSLRALCPSVRWEEEEEALLQLAGVASQDSPPFELLVQPLPVPAGLPLPLLELMTGWELTEKKEWGMETFSPLAMAWLREAGAKPLAELEGRLQRIEKGEGLAVLVLEDGEAQGISVVREQRNHEEEHIDEGMLLLQANLDDSSPEWLAYVMELCLRAGANDVHFQPVTMKKSRPGTLLQVMCYQSEAEALKTLLFTETTTFGIRSFPVACHRLARRFVTVATEWGEVTVKLGFHREKKVQVAPEYAACAKLAEAAGVPLRQVYQQAVQLASEKSL; encoded by the coding sequence ATGAAATTGGTGATACGTGCCGAAGCGCCGCTAGCCTTGCGACACCTGGTCGCCCCCCTTCGCAGACTTGGAGTGCTGGAGCACCGTGACGACACTGCCTTGGGGAGGGGAGAGGCGCTGCTTGGACAGGTGCGAAGCTTGCGAGCCCTTTGTCCCTCGGTCCGATGGGAGGAAGAGGAGGAGGCGCTGCTTCAATTGGCGGGGGTGGCAAGCCAGGACAGCCCTCCGTTCGAACTGCTGGTGCAGCCTCTCCCTGTGCCTGCCGGATTGCCGCTCCCATTGCTGGAACTGATGACGGGCTGGGAGCTGACAGAGAAGAAGGAGTGGGGGATGGAAACATTCTCTCCACTGGCGATGGCATGGCTGCGCGAGGCTGGCGCTAAGCCTCTGGCCGAGCTGGAAGGACGGCTGCAGCGAATCGAGAAGGGCGAGGGTCTCGCCGTTCTTGTGCTGGAAGATGGCGAGGCGCAAGGGATTTCGGTAGTTCGGGAGCAGAGAAACCATGAGGAAGAACATATCGATGAAGGGATGCTGCTGCTGCAAGCCAACCTGGACGACAGCAGTCCGGAGTGGCTCGCTTACGTGATGGAGCTCTGTCTGCGGGCTGGTGCCAACGACGTCCACTTTCAGCCGGTGACGATGAAAAAAAGCCGCCCGGGTACACTCCTGCAGGTCATGTGCTACCAGAGCGAGGCGGAAGCGTTGAAAACGCTCCTGTTTACGGAAACCACAACATTTGGCATCCGTTCGTTCCCGGTCGCGTGCCACCGTCTTGCTCGCCGTTTTGTGACAGTGGCAACCGAGTGGGGTGAAGTCACAGTCAAGCTGGGATTCCATCGCGAAAAGAAAGTGCAGGTCGCTCCGGAATACGCTGCATGCGCGAAGCTGGCGGAAGCGGCTGGAGTGCCCCTCAGGCAGGTGTACCAGCAGGCGGTACAGCTGGCGTCCGAGAAAAGTCTGTGA